The nucleotide sequence CCTCGCTTTCCCGCCAATTCGTTCTTGATGTTCAGTCGCTTGCCACAATGATGGCAGGCAAATCGGATTCCCATGGCGTCAAGATCAGATCGAAAAGCGGGCCGAACGGTGTCAATCCGGCGGGGTGTTTCTGGCGCGAACTTATCCGTGCCGTGCACCCACAGTGTAGTGCAATCGTCACCACGATTCGTCCCCCACGGACTGACCCTGCCGATGCCCGCTGATGACTATCAGGAATCAGGGCTGGATCATCCACCACAGACGATGCAGACGCAGCTTTTCGGGAATCTGGCCGTCACGCATCGAACGATCCGCTTCGGAAACCAGCGGCGGAACGTCGTCCCAACCCGCCAGGAAGCACAGGTGATCCAGCCGCGAATCGGCATCGGCCACGCTGGCCAACCAGGCGACGGGATACGTGTCTTCGCGGACCGGGAAATCACGCATCTGCAACTGACGCAAGCGTTCCCGCGCCGAAACGCCGTCATCGTTGGCGGCACCCGCGTGAAGTCCCTGGGCCAAGACGACTTGGTCGTTTTCGATCCGCAGCAATCCACCGCCGGTCGCCATCACCAATTCGCCTCGCTTGCGCATCGAGATCCGACTGACCGCCGCCCGCGAAGCCGCAAAGGCCGCATAGGCTTGATCGTCGGCCGGATCGATCGTCCACGGTTGGTCGGTCGACAGCGACGTGGCGGTTGTCCGATCGGCCGGTGGTGATGCGACGACCAACGCAATGGTCCGGGCCAAGTCGAATTGATTGGCCCACAGATCGGCAACCAACGTTTGTTCGATCTGGCCCAAAGTCGCGTCCATCGGCGCACTGTCGACGTCGACCAAGCTACCCTGCAGCGGACGTTGATAAACCGATTCCCAGATCGCGTTGACCAGACCATCGGCGACCGCGGGTGAACGCGTCAAAGATTGAGCCCACCGCGTTCGTTGTTCGATTCGGCCTTCCAAGTCAAGAACTTCGCGATCGCCATTGCCGCCGCGTGAAGCGGTCGGCGCCGGCCAAGTGTCACCGACCACCCAGCGGATCGCTGCACCCGGTCGGGTCATCACCCGTCGTCCGTCCGTCGCGTCAAAGAAGACCGGCGAACCGGCGTCGCTGGATGGACGATTTCGAATCAAGCTAGCGAAAGCCCAATATTCTTGCTGGGCCGCGCCGGTGTCGACCAACGCGTCATGGCAGCGTAAACAACGAACGTCGCGCCCCATGGACAACGATGCGAATCGTCCCACCATCGCGTGTGGACCGCCCCGCGACATCGCTTTGGCAAACGCGGCGGAATCGGGATGCTGTCCGCCCATCAAGTCCGCCAACCACACCGCCGCGTTGTCACCGTCGCGGATCACTTCAGCCAACGACTGAATCAACGATTGTCGCTTTTGTGTTCCCACACTTTGCAAACCGCCGTCGGTCCAATCGTCCAACAGTTGACGTGCGACCGTCTTGGACTGGTCGGGACCCCTCAGCACCTTTCGAATCCGGTCCGCATCGTCGTGTAACGAAGGATCCAGATCCACGTTCAAGCGGTCGCGTACAAACTGGGCCCATTGTTGATCGCTTCGCGGTGGTGTCGGTGTGACGCCAAGCGATGTCCAGTAGCGTTCGAACTGGTCGTCCAACAGGTCATCAACCACCGCGACGTTCAACGCCGGTGGTCGTTGTGATTCCAGCCAGCGTTCGATCCGCTGCATTGCCACCGCGGTGTTTGGTGGGTTGTTGCGGGTGGTTGCACCGGAGCCGTCGCTGCCGTCGTGAAGCGTTTTGACGCTCGGCAAGTTGTCGGGGGACGCCTCGGCCAAAGCCGAATCCGTCGGTCGATCCGACGTCGCCGCAAATTGATCGTGGGGCTCCGGTGCATCGTTTTGCTTGGATGCATCGCCCTGCCCCGATTCGTTATCGGCGGCCACGGTGTCCTTGTCGGTACCCGGCGGCTTTTCAGCCACCGAGGGGGCGTCACCGGTCGGTCGCGTGTCCCAGCCGTACCAGGCCAAGGCAACTAACAACGAAGCGGCCAAGGTCATCACCACGGCCAACGTTGTTTTGGAACCCGACGCATCGGGCCCACTCGAGGGCTGGACCACCGAGCGAGAATCTTGCGGCGCGTCCGAGCCGTCGCTTTCCACCTCCGAAACTCGGTCACGCCGAACGACCGGCGGTGGCTGGACGTTTTCGGTTTCCTGGCTCAATCGACGCAGGATCTTTGACGACAGGTCGGGCGGATCACTGTTGTTCAGGATTTCGCGCAGCAGGCCGTCCAAGACCAAGTCCTGGCCTTCGTCGCCGTCGTCGAATTCGCGGTCGTTTGGGTTCGTCGCGTTCATGGTTCAGGTGTCGGACTCGGTCTGATTCAGACGTTGGTCGACGCATTCACGTAGTTGTTTCTTGGCCCGCTGCATCAGGTTTCGCGCGCCGTGATCGGTGATCCCCAGCGCGTCGCCAATTTCGATGCGGCTGGCCTGTTCGGCAAACCGCATCCGCAACGCCATCTGGGCGCGATCGGTCAATTGTTTCAAACACTGCCGCAACGCATCGGTTGCGGCGTCACCGGTCAAATCCTTTCCGGCCCAGCGTTGCCAGGCTTCATCCAGGACCACCGAATCACCCACCGTTCGCATTCGCCCGGTCTTTCGATGCTGGGAAATCAGCAAGTTGTAGGCGGTGCGACGCAGATAGCCGGCGGTCGCGGAATCATTGTGTTGAACGAAGTTTTTCCGCCGCAGTACTCGCAGGAATGTGTCCTGCGTCAAATCATCCGCCGTGGCTTCGTCACATCCCAGCATGCGCAGGTATCTCCAGACGCCACGCTGGTGGCGTTGGATCAGCTGGGCGGGCGTCAAATTCGCGTCGTCGGCCGATTCGTCGGACGGGACCTGTGGCGTCACAGGGCGACCATCCGGATCGGTCGACGCGGCGGGCGGGTCATCCGATCCGGGCATCAAGCTTTCACAGCGGGGCGAAGTCGGTCGTTACCAAGCGGCTTGGGCGAAACAGTTTCCTTCCATCAAGGCCCCGCGACGATCGCCCCCGTGCCCCGTTGGTGGTGCCGCAGTGACGATCCGCTTCGCTAAGCCGTCAGTTCGGTAATCAGTTTACCACCCCCGGCAATCTTCATCGGCCTGCCGTTCTTGCTGGTGAAGGTCTTATCGGTGGAAATTCCCAAGCCGTGGCAAACGGTCGACATGAGGTCTTCGCTGCTATACGGCTCGGTGTCCACCGCGGTTCCGTCCGCATTCGTTTGCCCGACGGCGATACCGCCTCGCAGCGAACCGCCCCCGACGACGCAGGACCAGGCCCTGGCAAAGTGGTCGCGTCCGGCGTTTTGATTGATCCGCGGCGTCCGCCCGAATTCGCC is from Crateriforma conspicua and encodes:
- a CDS encoding RNA polymerase sigma factor, translating into MPGSDDPPAASTDPDGRPVTPQVPSDESADDANLTPAQLIQRHQRGVWRYLRMLGCDEATADDLTQDTFLRVLRRKNFVQHNDSATAGYLRRTAYNLLISQHRKTGRMRTVGDSVVLDEAWQRWAGKDLTGDAATDALRQCLKQLTDRAQMALRMRFAEQASRIEIGDALGITDHGARNLMQRAKKQLRECVDQRLNQTESDT